The DNA segment CCAAGGAGAAGGTAAACCTCACCTCGCCGACGACAACCCCACCTCTTACTTATATcgatcttcttttttttcctgtAATTATTTCCTTCCCCTAACTCCTCTTTTAATCCAATTTAAACGCTCAAACCAAAACCAGGCGGAATCGCTGCTCGAGCTACTGCGGCAACCGAGGACGACCGGCAACTCACACCGGTAGAACTGGACACGTGGCGCGATTCCAGAGCCGGTGACCCTCGATGTAAGATATGTGACCGCGAGTGACTGTGAATTTTCCTAAGCCAATGGAAAATGGAAAAAGAAgcttttttcttttaacataatgcgatTGTTTTTTTTGGGTGTGTATTTTTTAGatggtaaaaataaaaagaaaaaaaaaaaacagtgaaGCCGTGGGTGATTCGTGTATGCTAATTTATGGCGTGGCGAGTGCATGAGGATGTGAAGtagggaggaggaagagatggatgGAAGGGGATGATGATGGGAGCATGTGATGGTCCTGCGGATCGCGTCCTCCGAACCTGTACCTCAAGTACGGACACACGGCAATGCCTTATCCGTTTCGTCGAGGTTGGCGACGAGTCGCCCGCGCCAAGGAAAGACTCGTTCCGCCGCACTCGCTCTTACCGCCGTTTTGATGTGGTAATTTTGTTAGAGGATTAAATTAAGATTAATTCATTCATTAAACTTATATCAGATTTTATAAGTTACGTTCGATTTCACATTATGATGATGTGCATTCTAATTCTTAATATCTATAAATCTGAATCAAATCGTATGATCTTGAATTTGATTCGATTCGATTTCGATGTTTGAAATATGGATGTTCCTATCCTTCCTTCTTGTTCTCGAGCTGTCCCCTTTCGTccattaaatgaaataaaatagtTTACGTGATGTGCTCGGCATCTCTGTGAAAAGGAAATCAATAACGCATCGGATTGCGGCGGGATGGCAAATGGAGACATCCCCATAACGCGGCTCGAGTCATGCATGAGGCCTTCCTTACTTACATCCCTCTCCCGGTTATGGGAACGCAAAAGTCGCTCATGGTGTCCTCTTATCCTCATTCATTGCACCCTCCGTCGTCACAAACTTGAAGGCTAATGTTTGGATGTGGTGGTGCCATTATTAGGTTGATATTGATACTACGACATGACAAGTGAGTCGCATCCTTCGTTTACAGGTTTCGGCTTTTAATTCGACGACTCATAAACTCTTCTCACGACAGCATGTTCTATTAaacaatatgataaaaaaaataataataattaatcatcattattaaaaatattaatcatcACTACAGCATGTCCTATTAAACGTCTAATCGTTACgtaaaaattatcattaaaaaatCTAAGGTATATTTCATCGATCTATCTTTGTCGATAACGATCATCATGTAAGGTTATCTTTCTCTTATCGTCTGCatgcataaaatatcaaaaaaaaatattaaaataattacaaATTATTCCTTTCGAgatcatatataaaagttaaCCCTTGACATTATGTCGGAGGTTTTCTTCCTAAAAAAAATTTTTATTCATTACATATCTTAATTATTAACTTGAGCATTAAAAGAATCGAGTCAAAAAATTTCATTGTCATAGTATAAATAGTGCATCAAGAGAGCGACACTTCAACCTTAAGTCATATTTAAATCATTACGGAGTCATCTCGGAGCTATCTCAAAATCACCTATAATCGTCATCTTAGATATTCTTGTGCTTTTGGGTTCGAACCACGTTGGATGGATTTAGATATTGACGATGAAATCCTTTAACACAGTCACATTTATACCTAAGCAATaaatttaatatagaattaataaTTGATAGTCATCTAATGTAAAGCTAAATGAAGTGagattcataattttttatattttttataaaaaataaatgatgaagatataatttaaactataaataatcaAAACCTTCTTTATTagctaaattaattattatttttatccttgTATTGGTAATCTAACTTAAGCCAACATGATTTTATGGTCAatattttcatcaaaaaattacacagtacaatgagactttttctcgacAAAGTCTGGTACTCGGACCATGAAAGTCAAGTCAACCCCATGGCAAAGCCACTAAGCTGCTATACATTGGAACAGTTGAATCTGAACAAGAAAATAAAGATCCATTAATGCGTCCTTTCCTGCTTTGAAAAGACTCGTCAAACTTTAAAGGAGGACGTGAAACAAACTTTGGTTTATGTGACACACGAACAAAGAATAAAAGGTTGATCCAACTCGGGCATTCATGTTGCTACTTTATTAGTTTTTGTACTTTTGttttgtttctgtcttttgtctaattccttttccctttttgttcttcttttcaaTGTAAATGAAAGAAGGAGAAGCACAGATAAACTCTTGAGCTAATCACAGATAAACAACATGAAATTAGGTCAAAGAACAAATGGGTTAAGTGTATTTATTCTCAAACAAGACAAAATCAACATTCACAAGAAACACGAGGAATCCAAGACAACAGTCCAGAAAACACTTTCCCATGAACAATGTCAAACATCCCAATGGTTCATTTCCTTAGCCTGCATGATGGAGAGATTCAACCATCAAAACACGATCAGCAGCTGTTCTCTGCAGAAacacgcagagagagagagagagagctacatGGTTTTGCACCTTTTCTTCTCCAAGACACAAAGTGGATCGACTTTGGCGGTTGCAAAAAGACACAAAAAGCTGAGCAAAAAAGTAAATCCTTCCATTCGTTCTCCATCCTCAGAACTCTGAACAGGAAAAATCCAAGTCTTGTGTCATGTTCTCCACTGGATCTGTCATGCCTCCATTGAAGCAGACATATCCTTTGAAAGCCGATTTGCTTGCGCATTCGTCTCCACCACCTTTTAGCCATACCAATCATTCATGATACATGATCTCTTGGTTACCACTAAAGCAGTAAATATCTTCTCACTcctaattctctctctctctctctctctctatatatatatatatatatatatatatatatatatatatatatatatatatatatatatatatatatatatatatatatatatatatatatatatatatatatatatatatatatatttatatatatatatatattaattatatatatataattattattattatcacaatAGAAATGGTAAACTGCGCTTTCTCTTCATTTCGCTTTCCGGTGTTCGCAGCCTCCATGTTGGATCTCGTGTTCATGCTTCGCATGTCAGTATCGCTCTCACTTTCTTCAGCACCGAGCCAACTCTGCCTTGCGTTGCTCCACTGCACCGGCCATCGGATTGCTACTGTTCGAGCTGCAGGAGCTTCCTCCAACCAAAAGAAAGCTCCGCCATTTGAGAGCACCACATGGATCACGAAACAGCTACTGTATTCAAATACGACGGCTGGGATCATATACACAATGGGTTGGTGAGATGTGCGACTTCGTTCCACGAAGTTGCAAGTCAAGTGGGCATGCAGTGGAACAACTTTAGCGGCCGCCGACGAAGTGAAATCGACGTGTTTCCGGTACTACTGCTTTAATCTGCCTCATCCAGCTTTAAAGAATTGGCGGTCATACTTGGCATGAGGAAGGTGACTCATGGGATACGATTAAGCCAATATACTAACGAAGACTACGAAGCAAGTCAACATGATATTAACCAAAGATCTTCCGGTTCACCGAACACCTGAGAGAGTAAGTGTTGTTGTTGGGATTCGCATAAAAAGAATTCATCTCGTGGCCCGACGGAGCAACGAGTTAGATCATAGGTTTGCATCTGAGACTGCCATTTCTCTGAATTGATGCACTCAACCAATAAAAGGAGCAGAGAACAGGGAATGTGGTATTGCATTGCCCCCCTAATGATAGAATGCAGAAACTATGACAAAGGACAATGGAAAAAACAAAGGCAGAAACGCTTGCAATGGAATCCAGGAGTTGTTTACCGGTGAATCGGGCTAGcagacaacaataataataaatagatCCCAAGGCAGATTAGTTGACTATGGCCTCGAATCTAATTGTTAGTGAACCAAGCTATCACACAAAATCACAACAAAGAAAATGTCAAATGAGCGAATGATCAATGGAGGTTTTGTACTTGAGAATACGAATCAAGAAAAACACGGATTTACTGGAGGAAAAACTATGACCTCAAACATAGTTCGCgcaaaagagaaacaaaataaGGAGAAAAAAACACGCTATCTTTAGACAACAGAATAGCATAAGATACAGAATTATCAAACTCTTTTGAGTGATTTTGCTTTGAGTACGCTAAAGAAACACCACTATCTCTTGAGAAATATCAGATGGAACCGTTCAAGATGTCTTGACGGATGCAATGGCTACAGAGCCAACAGTGCTTCAACCTTAGCTATCTGCTCTTCTTCATTCTTTGGGGTTGGGCTTCTATTTGCTTCATCAAAATGATCATGCCTCCATCTTTCTACTTGCAAACCACCCTGTCGATAGGTTTTTTTCTCGCCGTATCTTCCAGCAAAAGTTTCCCTGCCCCTTGTGTCCCTGCTACCATGCCTCTCTCTCGACTGATAACCAGCTCTGTACGTTTCATTTCTTTGGTGATATCTGTCTCCCCGGCTATCATGTTTATCGTCGGCCTGATGGAAAAATCTCTCAAGCTCATCTCCATGTGAAAAGTAGTTTTCCTTTTCCATCCGTCCTGAAACACCAAAAGTTTGTCGATCATGGCGGTTTCTGAGTTCTGATCTAGTGGGAGGGACATCTTCTGCTGGCATTTTTTTTTCACTGAATGCAGGCCTTTTCCTGGGAGCTGATGCCTCAGCCTCCAATTCAAAATACCCATCATGTCTCCACTCGTCGTCATCTTCACATGCTTTACTCCTGTCATGTTTCCTCTGCAAATCAGATGCCTCTATCTTGTCCACCATGCTGCCATTATGCTCTTTTAAAGTACTCCGTCCATCGTCTTTATGACGACACATAAAAGAAGTTTTAAAAAAGAAGACGTAAATTTAAAAGGAGTCAACTGATTAACTCTAATTAAATGATTTAAGTTACCAGCAGTTATGTGAACATAGTTTTGACCACCATGCCCAGCACTGCCACATTCATCGTGCTGCAAAGGTAGCCTAAGATTGTTATATAAAATGAGGTACTTTGAGGCATGGGTCTGAACAAGAATCCTGCTACACCAGGAGGAAAAAGAGGTTCATATGCAATGAATAACAAATTAAAAGAACAAATATCTCAGTTAAATAATTAATATGATGCACTTTAGAATGTCAAGACTGTTGGAACCATCTTTAAGAATGTCAGACTGCACCTTAGAATCTGCTGATAAAGAATTCTCATATGGCAAAGTATCTTGAAACCGCCCAAGATGCTTCCATTCCCTATTGTCATCAATGTCCAAATCATGGTTGCGGGAGTATGTTCTTGCTGATGCTGGTTTTCCATGTCTCCTGAATCTTTTTGGACTGTTAAAAAAGGGAAACTTTGGTTAGAAAAAGTGAGAAGCAACACCATCCGTCCTAGTGATGAATCCAGAAACAAATACTAAAGGCTTGTAAGAAAAAACCTACAATTTATTTAGCTgtagaatatttttttcttaaattaaaaATGCAAATTGCGGATGGCCTTTCTTCGTGACGTTTTAGTTCCGCAAAATGATGACCAGAAGCAGTCAAAGAGAATCAATGATACATACGTTGAGGTGTCCCTACATAATTTTTGACCTGTTCTGTTTTGCTGTGTTGAAAATTTGTCATGTGCTGCTGTGACAGAAAGTTGTCAAAAAATATTAAATGgattttaaagcatttatgaaATTTAATGATTTCAAACATTTATGAACTAAAGGTAAATGAATTTCATAATTATACATGGCCCAGAACATTGTCCTCACCCAGCATaatagtctattgaattcaaagcacTGATGATAAAACAACAAGTGTTATAAAAGAAACATTTCATCCAAGTTTCAATCAATAGAAATTTGGTTCAAAGATAGTGAAGATTTGTATATCAAAGGGCGAGGGATGAAGATATTAGAGAGCAGTGAGATAGAAATGAAAGGAGAGACAGCCAGAGGTTTTCACATGTTGACTtggaaaatataaaattttaaaaattgattGCAGAGTTGTTCATTATCATAAAGGCAAACTGAAGACAAGCAAAATGCACATGTACAATCACATCATAATGTCAACGAAATCAATCACAAACAGAAAGAGGACTTCTgataagagggaaaaaaaaaagaaatggcatACAATCATTAAAGGTTAATATCAGCACGTGGTTTTCAAAGTAACAATACAAAAGATATGGTCAGGAACGCAAGAACATAAATgcaaccatttttttttttttcaagcttGTCTCCTACCCATAATGTTCCTTAGAACTAACTTTTGTGAGCCATAACCACTGAAAAATGGCAAAGGTCAAGACAGGGCTCAGACTTCTGACTAATCATCAAGTCTTGTCCCCAATGAGTTATTTACAATTTCAGATAATAAAAACACATTAAAGAAGATTTTACCAAGCAGGCCCCACCTTTTGAAAAAGTAGTAGATTAGCATATCTGAAAGTTAAATCAATTTTTCATCAGTTATTGAATTatgatttatattaattttctatCATTGTAATTTCCACAAACAGAGACCTTTATAACACTGAGGCTAATCAATTATCACACTTCCAACATCTTTTAGCCAAGGTTCAAGTCACAgaaatagtctttttgcttacaaGGCTAAGACTACATACATTAACGTCCCTACACTCTGCATTAGCAGAAACCTTGTTTTCTCAGCTATGCTTTTTAGAAAAAGATTGTTATGCACACTGAATTATTTCTCCTCCCTTAGTTATGCTTTGTATTGTTTGTGTATCATTTTCTGCAAACGAAGACCTTTGTAAAACTAGGGCTAATCAATTATCATGCTTTAAATTATCCTTCAGTGAAGGTTGAACTTACCAACCCAAAGTAAACATAAGTAAATACATATTCTGGGATACTATCAACAGAAAAGCACCCAATAACACAAGAAATGATGATGTAAACTGAGCACTGGAGTCTAATGTGCCTACAGTGCAACAGACAATGCAGAAGAAATATCTCCTATAAGGAGGATAACACTAAATAGGTTTTTTGTTGGTttacaagagattcaaaatggcagcaATTTCTGGTGCAACCACAGAATGTGCTTACAATGCAACAGACAATGCACAAGAAATGTCTCCTACAGGGCCACTAAGAGTAGAGTCTCTTGGTTTAGAAGAAATCCAAAACGGCAGTAATTCCTGCTGCAAATTTACTCAAACCATGAGCCTTGCCAATCAATAGGTATAGCACCTTGCAAAACTAGGATTCAATGCTACAAAGTTAATTTCTTGGCCATGACTACGAGCGTCTTAGGAAAGTTCTAGCTTGGGCATTAGACATCCAGTTTTGAGGGCTTTCAGCAAGTTCTATAGTACATACTACACAGATATCGTCGGAGCAAAGGTCTTGGTTGCTGGTCAATAATAATCTTACACAAGTGCCTTCTTCTCCGAAGCATAGGCCGCGGGGAGTACCACCGAATCAATACTAAAGGTAAAGGACCACCGAATACTGAACCCCCTGTATCATCTACTCTAAGCAGACACCCAATTGCAAGAAATACCCATTCTCGTCAAATACAGCTACTTCCCCAAGTCTTGCACTCCCATAACCATCTTACACAAAACAAatgataaaagaacaaaaatcaAGACTCCCACAGATCAGATTTTTAGGAACCTGTCGCCGACCTGATCCTAGAAAATGAATCGATCCCCCGAAGAAAGACTCGGGAACGAAATTGCACTGTCAAGATATGGCACGTGTGTGAGAGAGATGAGCTGGGCACCTGGGTtccctttctttttccctttccGATCGGGAGGACAGGCGTCTGCCATCGCAATCACGGCCCTCTCGACGAGACAACGATCCTCCTCCCTCCCCGCCTTCCCTTCGTCTCCGCTCCTCCGGCATCTTCACCGCAAGCGAGGATGGCAATCGTAAAGCACAACCTTTCTCCTTGGGGCTTCGCCATCGTTTACACCAACAGCCCGCCCGCTCCTGTGGAATTCCGTCCCGTCGGACCGTAACTCGGTTCGCATCGGACCCGTTCGAGCGCTAATCCGGCTCGACCGGATTCAGGTCCACATTAAATCCAACCGGTTTATCTGGCGTCATATGGATGAGAAGCCAaatgaaaaatcatatatatttttcatatatcgacatcttttaaaaatatttaaatatttatatagtaaTATTAGTGTAATATCAGTCGAATTTGCTTGCAGGAAACAAACCACGGCGGTGCCGGCGAACTCTCTCCCATGATCGAAGCAAAGTTACTGTATGAATGGTGAATTCATCCATTGTGTAGTAAGGTCTTTCCCTCCCGGAATGGCACCCTCTACCATGCATCACCTGCACTGATGCCATAATGCTTTCATGAGGCACTCATTACCCGCGCTGGCTTCCCCGCTTAGATCTGCTGCCATTAACAGCAGAGCAAGACGAAGCAGCTCCCGAAGCGCCCCGAAACGGGAAGCAGAGCAGCCGGACCGGTCAGTCGTAGTACTGCCACCTTGACTGCCTTTTAATGCTTAATTACTTACTGATTTCCCAATGCAGTCCCCCGTTCATCCCCTTTCACTACTTTCAACTCAAACATTCTCGTGAACCCCTCAGCTCTGCACCCGCAGGGACATCATTGCCTGAATTCACATGTAACTCTCGGGAGCTTCGTCTCATGCGATTACAGTGAGGTTTAGTCAGGCATACTCCACAATCAAAGATTAATCATGCAAATCTTCTTGTGAATGGAGCAAGAACAAAGTTTGAATTCCCCCTGGCGGCAGCAATCTCCATGATCGTGCAGTTATCATCGGTGAGGACCAGCACAACATATAAAGGCAGAGGTTTTGAACACGCAGGGCGACATGTTGCAGTAAAGTAGTACAGTTGCAGAAAATAAAGCCCCGTTTCCACAGTTTGTTTCACGTCAAAATGCGCAAAAAGGCTTGATCTTTTCTCTGGTTTGGCCGTGAAAGTGGGGCACACTTCCCACGCCTTCGTCCTTGGGGCCTCAGAAGCGCCCTCCTCGATGCTATGGAAGGACAGGCACAAGCTCGCCACAATGCGATGGCCAGACTCCGATTCCGAGCACCAGCTCCCCTCCGCTTTATTGGCTAAAGACCAACCCGCTTCTCCTTGCCCTCGCATCCCCAAAAAGTCACCCTTTCACCGCCCGTCCCCCCTCCGGCTTCCTAAGGGTTTTATCCCACCTCCCTGTTCTTCCCACTAGAACACGAGCAAGATAAGAAGATGGTCGGGTTTCGCTGCTGCTTTGTTCACTTTCTCTACCTTATCCTTCTATCGGGTCTTACAGGTAACTATCTGTTTGTTATTCCTTCTTTCTTGAACCCTTTTTGTGTTGATATATGTTATTGATGTGTTCTTCTTTTCCGCTTCAGTTACAGGTCAAGAAGGCTTTGAGGTCGTACACCTCCAGGAACCAGACTCACATGGGAAGCGGCCTTCGGTTGGGGTCTCAGTAAGCGACGCAG comes from the Musa acuminata AAA Group cultivar baxijiao chromosome BXJ1-10, Cavendish_Baxijiao_AAA, whole genome shotgun sequence genome and includes:
- the LOC135582915 gene encoding uncharacterized protein LOC135582915 isoform X1, which produces MPEERRRREGGEGGGSLSRREGRDCDGRRLSSRSEREKEREPSPKRFRRHGKPASARTYSRNHDLDIDDNREWKHLGRFQDTLPYENSLSADSKHDECGSAGHGGQNYVHITADDGRSTLKEHNGSMVDKIEASDLQRKHDRSKACEDDDEWRHDGYFELEAEASAPRKRPAFSEKKMPAEDVPPTRSELRNRHDRQTFGVSGRMEKENYFSHGDELERFFHQADDKHDSRGDRYHQRNETYRAGYQSRERHGSRDTRGRETFAGRYGEKKTYRQGGLQVERWRHDHFDEANRSPTPKNEEEQIAKVEALLAL
- the LOC135582915 gene encoding uncharacterized protein LOC135582915 isoform X2; this translates as MADACPPDRKGKKKGNPVQKDSGDMENQHQQEHTPATMIWTLMTIGNGSILGGFKILCHMRILYQQILRILVQTHASKYLILYNNLRLPLQHDECGSAGHGGQNYVHITADDGRSTLKEHNGSMVDKIEASDLQRKHDRSKACEDDDEWRHDGYFELEAEASAPRKRPAFSEKKMPAEDVPPTRSELRNRHDRQTFGVSGRMEKENYFSHGDELERFFHQADDKHDSRGDRYHQRNETYRAGYQSRERHGSRDTRGRETFAGRYGEKKTYRQGGLQVERWRHDHFDEANRSPTPKNEEEQIAKVEALLAL
- the LOC135582915 gene encoding uncharacterized protein LOC135582915 isoform X3, giving the protein MENQHQQEHTPATMIWTLMTIGNGSILGGFKILCHMRILYQQILRILVQTHASKYLILYNNLRLPLQHDECGSAGHGGQNYVHITADDGRSTLKEHNGSMVDKIEASDLQRKHDRSKACEDDDEWRHDGYFELEAEASAPRKRPAFSEKKMPAEDVPPTRSELRNRHDRQTFGVSGRMEKENYFSHGDELERFFHQADDKHDSRGDRYHQRNETYRAGYQSRERHGSRDTRGRETFAGRYGEKKTYRQGGLQVERWRHDHFDEANRSPTPKNEEEQIAKVEALLAL